Within the Enterobacter bugandensis genome, the region ATAAACACCGGTAGCTGAAAGCCCGTACGCTTCAGCAACGCGAGAATGCCGCTGTAGCTTTCAACAACGCTAATGACGACTGCCGCCACATCGGTGAAATCGGTGTTATCCAGCGTCACCTTTTCACGGTGCGTAGAAACTTTGGATACCAGCTCATGGCTGACGGCAATTTTCATGGTTTTCATAAGCGCAAATACCCTCACCGAGCGGTGAGACAGGGAGGAGAAAATTCGCGCAATCATGTCACTTTTTATTTTCACGCGCAAGAAGGAATCAGTATGCACGAAACCACCCAAAGCTAAGGCTCGCGCAGCCCTGACGTGCCATAATAATGCAATATCAATGAGTAAATAACAGGAGTTAACCGTGGTTATCGGGCCATTTATTAACGCCGGAGCCGTATTGCTGGGCGGCGTACTGGGCGCAGTGTTGAGTCAGCGGCTGCCGGAGCGTATCCGTTCATCCATGCCCTCTATATTCGGCCTGGCATCCTTAGGCATCGGCATCCTTTTAGTGATCAAATGCGCCAACCTGCCCGTCATGGTGCTGGCTACACTGCTCGGCGCACTGATTGGCGAGTTTTGCTATCTGGAAAAAGGCATCAATAGCGCGGTGGGCAAAGCCAAAAACCTGATTGCCCGACCGGGCAAGGCGAAACACGGCACGCACGAGTCGTTTATTCAGAACTACGTCGCCATCATTATTCTGTTTTGCGCAAGCGGCACCGGGATTTTCGGCTCGATGCAGGAAGGGATGACGGGCGACCCAAGCATATTGATTGCAAAAGCATTTCTCGATTTCTTCACCGCCACCATTTTCGCCACCACGCTCGGCATTGCCGTTGCGGCGATTTGCGTGCCGATGCTGCTGATTCAACTCGCGCTTGCCACTGCGCCACTTTGATTCTCCCGCTGACCACGCTAGCGATGATGGCGGACTTCACCGCCGTCGGCGGCCTGCTGCTGCTGGCGACGGGCCTACGTATTTGCGGGATCAAAATGTTTGCCGTGGTGAATATGCTGCCCGCATTACTGCTCGCCATGCCGCTCTCTGCACTCTGGACGCACTTTTTCGCTTAAGATTGCGGCGAAATGGCGAGAGATTGCGCAGTCTGTAACGAAAACAACATTTTTCGTTGACGGCAACGGGCAGATCGGGTTTAATGCGCCCCGTTGCCCGGATAGCTCAGTCGGTAGAGCAGGGGATTGAAAATCCCCGTGTCCTTGGTTCGATTCCGAGTCCGGGCACCACTAATTTATAACCCTCGCTTCGGCGGGGGTTTTTGCTTTCTGAGTCAGCAACTCGTTGTTTGAACAGTAGTTACCCCCCTTATCTTTCCTCCGGCCCCGCTTCCCGGTGGTACAACTGGCGTGTTTACCGCCTTTACCGCCACACAGAAGCAGAAAAACCTGACCTTCACCGATCTATTTGAGCATTACAAATGCACATATCAATTGGACAGAACCCGACAGAGCGGCATCACGTATCCGTGATTACACCCCATCGGCTAACTGTTTTATTAGATTCATCGGTGGTAAATCCATCCGGGACATCCTGAAAAGTGACCTGTCCGCGTTCCGTACACTGCTGGAACAGGCCCTGGCTAACCGCAGTAAAGTAGGCCGAGGAACGAAGCTGTAAAAAGCGGCTTCTACTTCAGACACCGTAACCACATTGCTACTATATTGTGTGTGCGTTGGCACGCATGGCTGTCAGGGGGGCGTTTATCAGTCTAAGCAGAGGCCGGTAAAGCAATTGAGAGGAACTACAATGGATGCAGCATTACTTAACATGATGCGCTCAGGTGGAAGAAATAAAGCCTGGGCGGAAACGATGGTGAATATGGAAGCCAGGAAATTGGTAAATACAGCCAACACTCTGTCGGCTTTTCATCTCAGCGATAGTTTGACTCGAATGAAGTTTGTTCAGGAAATTCGGGACCTCATAGAACATCAGTTTACGTTAGCTCGTCGGGCTAAATCAGATGAAGAATGCATGGAATGCGTTAAAATTCTCAGAGAAGAAAACAGTAACCTGCTGGAACAAGCGCGTTTATTAAGAACGAAGGCAGCGAAGCTTTACGCTAAAGTCGAGTTTATCCGAGAGAATAACAAAATTGTTGGGTATGTGATCTCGGCTGTTAGTGTTGTCCTGGCCGGTGCTGAAATAGCCGCAGGATTTACCCTCATAGGCACTATGACCCCTCTCGGGGTTCTTGCTGGTGCGATTCTGGTTACTGACGGGGCAAACAGCATCAGTAAAGAAGTGGCTCGCTACGCAACTAACAACACTACCAGTGAAGGGCTGGTAGCGAATGCCGCGATGTCTACAGCTGAGTTTATGGGCTTTAGTCGTGAGAATGGGTTAGGTGTCTACAAATCAATTTCACTGGCCGCTAATGCGTACACCATTTTTGGCTTGTTACGGCGACCTGGTACCTGGCGACTGTTTCGTTATCTCCCTGCTGACTATTACCGCAAGGTGAGCACACTGAGCCGCCCGCAGCTTACAATGAAAATAGCGGGTTATGGCGTGAAAGCTAAGATTATTTTTGATCTGTTGTCCGTCAGCGACCCGTCCCAGAATTAGTCAGCATTTTACGATAACGCCAGGATTTGTAGCCAAGTTTTGCTGGCGTTATATACCAGATGAAAGGTAGTACAATCAATAACGTGAGTGCAAGTGTCAGGCTTGTATCCTTGGATGCAAGTAAAAGAGTTAAAGCCAGTATGATGAAGGCAATAATAGTTATCCACTTCATAGCCTTAAAACGATTGGCCAGATCATGAGTTACGCTATCAAACGAACCACCGTAATTTTCAATATTGTTTTTTAGCTTTTGAATATCTCGTTTGCTAAAACCTGATTTTAAAAGTGCCTCTTCGCTGGTCATTCTGTTATCCGTCCCATAACTCACTGAAACCTGTGACGAAGTTTAACTTAATTTGGCGGATAAATCGCTACCTGACGATATTCATCAAATTAATATATATCAACGGGTTGAAGATATCTTAGAGTATACGCTCGAAAACTGACATTATTGCCCACTGCGGAACTTCGCTGGTAGCAACTCTAATGACTCCTTCGGGGCCGTTTCCAACATCTCCCGCCCTGCCCGGTAGAAGCAACATGCAGATCACTACAGGAGGCTGAATCATGCACGATGAAATCATTAATTAGGCCCTACAGTGAAGCGCAATGCTGCTATTATCTATTCCCCTATCCACGACATCCTGACCACTGCGTCAGCAGCGCATGCAGTTTAGCCGGCTCCAGAGGTTTGCGCAGCACCAGATACCCTTCCTGCTCCGCCTCCAGCAGAACCGGCGAATTAAATTCGCCGCTGACCATCGCGCCGCTCATGTCCGGCAGACGTTCAAAAAGCGCTTTCAGGATGTCGAAGCCGCTTTCGCCGGATCGCAGGCGCTGGTCGCACAGCACGGCGAACGGGGTGAAGCCGTCGTCGATGATGGCGAACGCTTCTTCAGCGGAGGCCGCGCAGCGCACCTTGATTCCCCAAACGCTCATAAGGCTCTCCCAGGCTGACGTCACCAGCGGGTCGTCATCGACAACCAGGCAAGAACCGCGAAGCGGCGCATAGCGTACCGGCGCAGAGGCGTTGTTATCGGCGGGCGGGATGTCCGTCGCGTTCTCTTCGCCAGCATATTGAGTGAAGCGCATCCAGAAGCGTGAGCCTTTACCTTCTATGGATTGCATCCCGTACTTCACCTTCATCAGCCTGGCACAGCGGGCAACCACGGCGAGGCCCAGCCCGTGTCCGGCGCTGTCGATCTTCCAGGCCAGTTCGGGGCGGTAGTAAGGGGAGAAGATTTTACCTTTCTCGTCATCAGCGATACCGACACCCGTGTCCCACACCTCCACCAGGCACTCGTCACCGCGCGGTCGGATGGCAACCAGCACGCCGCCCTGCTGCGTGTAGCGAAGGGCGTTTTGAATCAGGTTAATCAGCGATTGTCGCACCAGCAGCGGGTCGCCCATCACGTGGATGCGGCGTTTGGGTCGACGGGTGGACAGCCTAAGTGCACGGCTGTTGGCCTCTTCGCGAAACAGCGTGATCACCGAGTCGAGCAGAGCGCCGATGTCCACTTTGGTAGGGGCAGTGAGCACTTTTCCGGATTCAATCTTGCTGAGGTCGAGCAGAGAATTGAACATCAAATGCACCGAGCGAACGCTCTGCTGCAGGTCAAGCAGCTGGGGCGTCAGGCTGTCGTCCCGGTTTCGGTGGATAATCGCTTCGATCAGAAAGCCCATGGCGTGTACCGGCTGACGCAGGTCGTGGCTGGCTGTCGTCAGGAACTGATTTTTATCCAGCAGCGCCTGCTCCGCTTCCTCTTTGGCCTGGCGAAACTGTTCTGCCAGGCGTGAGCTTTTTTCCTCAAGCAGCGCTTGCTGAATAAAGTACGCGTGCGACGTTAACGCATGGCGGTAAATGGCGAAGCCGTACAGCAGGTTCAGCATCAGCACAATGAATATCAGCTCGTCCAGCCGCCAGATGATGCCGATATTCAATACTCCCCAGGAGGCGAAGAAAAAACACGTAAAGGTGCTGATGACTGGCGTCAGATGCGTCGCATTGGCGGCGACGATGGCGGCAATACTGATATTAAGGAGCAGGAAAAAGTCAAAGTTCTGCGTCTGCGGAGTAATTAAATAGAGAGATGAAATCCCCAGCCCGTGAATAAAAGCGATCTTATTTATGCGCGGAAGCCAGCGGCGCAGGACGTCCTCTTCATCATGCTCTTTCACTTCGCGCTGGTAGCGTCGGTGCAATATGCGGATTGCCACGGCACATAGCAGGTAAATAATTATCCAGATAATGGTTGGGCCAAGTTCATCGCCCAGCAAATAGATCCAGATGGCAAAAGGGATACCGACAAATGGCACCGCGCTAAAGCTGAACACCAGCCGCAAAAAAGTGTTGTTTAGCAAACGGATCTGCGCGGGAGATGAGATACCATCTTTCTGTAAGCTCTGGAAAAATCTCATTCTGATGATTCCCGCTTGCCATGCAGAAGCGTGATAGCTTCGACCCGGCTGTTAACGCCTATCTTTTTCAATATATTGCTGATGTGTTCTTTGACCGTGGGCTCAGAAATTGAAAGCTGCGCGGCGATTCGTTTATTTGGCAGGCCGCGCATAATCATATTTAAAACGTCTATTTGTCGCGGCGTTAAGTTAAATTTACTTAACTTCTCATTATTCGATTCAACGGGAAAATCGTTTCTCTCAGGAAACCAGGTCAGATTATCAAGGAGTGCACAAACGGCCCGTGAGAACATTTCAGGCGGTTCGCTTTTCAATACAAATCCGTGTCCCCCGGCGGCGTGAACTTTCTGCCAGATGTCATTATTGTCGTCCCCGCTGACCACCAGGAACCGTACCTGTGGGTAATGTTGTTTTACTTCTTTGAGTAATTTCAGTGCCGTTCCGGACGAAAGCCAAAAATCGATTACCAGCAAACGCGGCGGGCCATTATCCCTAATTTGACGGTAGCAATCTTCCTCATTCGTCACCACGCTCGCCTGCTTAAACTGGCAATGTGAAATCAGAAAATTAGCGATGCCGCTTGCTACCAATGGATGGTCATCAACGACCAACGCATAATTCTGCCCCAAAGGATCCTCCTTTTACCTTCGCATATCTGAGTGTACAGATGAATTATTATCTACCCACCCTACTTTAGGAGGGTTTTTTCGATTAGGAAAGGGAAATATATTATTCGCTGATTTGGGTAAATGAAAACATAAATACAATCAGTGAAATTAACTGATTGGATATCAAGGATAATTTATGAAAAAACCACTCATCTTTTTAAGCGTTACGTTGATGCTCGCCGGTTGTTCCACGCTAAAAACCGATCAGGCTATTCCACTCCTGCAGGCGGAGACCGCTAAAATGCTGGGGTTGGGCTCATCGGATGAAATAACCGTGACCAATGTTAATGGCGCCCAGCCGGACGCACTGGGAGGGCAAAAACTGTCTTATCGCGCTACGACGGAAAAAGGGCGTATTTTCGATTGCTCATCAATGATGATGCCGGGGATTTTAGGATCCGCCCCGACGCTCAGCGCACCAACCTGTACCCCTGTTGTCACGCATAAATAATTAACGGCAAATGAAAAGGCGTACATAAATAACGCCTTTTATATTTTCTGACGTATCTGAGTTTTCATAAAAACGATTTTCCAGACATCACGCTAATGAGTACGGAGATAGCCCGTGAATAACTCTACATCGCATGCTTTAGCGGTTAAGACGCCGCTTTCCAGACTTTACCTCGCTCTATTTTCCGCGCCGCTGTTACTGCTTTCACCTGCCGATTTCGCGCGCGCAGCCGATGCCATTTTTGATGGCGAGGCGCGTATAACCGAAACGCTGGGTTACACCGGAGATGTTTACGTTGGACGTAATCAACCCGGAAACCTGCTGATCGATAATGGCAAAATCACCGCCTATAACATCAACATCGGTCGGCTGTTCGACGGCCAAATTTATGAAAGCGTGGTCACGGTCCGTGGGCCAAACGCTGAGCTTAACGCAGTGAACGATCAGTACGTCCTGCGCGGCGACCTCAATCTTGGCCTCGGCACCCTGCGAGTCGAAGAAGGCGCGCTGGCCAGCGCAAAAGAAATCGTTGTCGGCACCACCCGCGGCTACGACAGCCACCTTATCGCCACTGGCGCCGGCTCTCGCGTGACCAGTAATTTTCTCAGCGTAGGTACCGATCTGGGGGCACGCTCCACGCTGGCGATTGAAGACGGCGCGGCGCTCAGCACCGCCTACGATGCGCGCATCGGCAACGGTACCGGGCCGGGTGAAACCGACACGCTAAGCCCGAAAGCCACCGTCACGGGGAGCGGCTCACAGTGGAACGTTGGCCGTACGTTGACGCTTTATGGCGACCTGGACGTGCTGAACGGCGGTGCGGTTAACGTTGGCGGCGTGCAGGTGGCGGGCGTCTCCGGGGCAGGTAAAACCGCCGAGCTGGTTATTGCGGGCAAAGACTCGCGCTTTACCAGCGGCAGCAGCGTGAGCGTGGGCGATTATGGCAATGGCGTGCTGTCGGTGATTGACGGCGGTTCATTTTCCGCTGGCAGCAATACGCTGATCGTGGGGACCTCGGGTTCCGGCTCGAACCGGGGTGCGCTCATTGTCGGCAGCCGCGGCAATATGGACACCGGAACGGGTTTAACTGAGCCAACGCTTGGCACAGCGGGCGGCGCGGGTACTCTCGATGCGAATACGGCAATCAGCCTGCGCGGCGGGCTGTTCGGCAGCTATGTCTACTTCAACCATACCGACGAAAATTACGTCTTCAGCAACAAGATGAGCGGCGAAGGTGAGGTGATCAATACTTCCGGGCAGACAACGCTGAATGGCGATCTTTCAGCCCTTCAGGCGAACGTGACCGCGCGCGGTGGCAAAGTCATTATCGCCAGCAACATCAACACCCAGCCAGAAGACGATATTTTTGATATTCAGACCCTTAGCGCCGAGAACGGCGGGACGCTGATCCTCAACGCGACGGCGGGATCCGACGTTAGCGACGGGCTGGGCTACAGCAGCGCCGCCTCAATCAAGGCCGGCGGAACGCTGGGAGGGAACGGCACGCTGGGTCAGACCGAGATCCTTTCCGGCGGGCATATCTCGCCAGGGGATGGTGATATCGGCACGCTGACGCTGAAACGTTATCTGAATTTTGTGGGTGACTCTTTCTATGATGTCGATATCGCCGGTGATGGCCGCAGCGACCAGCTGCTGGTCGCAGGCAAAACGACCATCAGCGATCGGGCTCAGGTACAGGTCACCGCGCTGGATCCGCAAACCAGCTACAAAACGGGCCAAAGCTACCGCATTTTAACCTCCGACGGGGGAATTGACGGTCAGTTCGCGGGGGCGGTGTCTAAATCCGCCTTCCTGGACGTGGCGCTCAACCAGAGCACCAACGCCGTCGATCTGACCATCGCGCAGAAAGAGACCGGCGGCGAGAATCCGGGAGGCGAAAACCCGGGAGGTGAAAATCCAGGAGGAGGAAACCCAGGAGGAGGAAACCCAGGCGGTGAGAACCCGGGCGGAGAAAACCCTGGCAGTGAGAATCCGGGCAGCGGCAAGCCGGGGATTTTCCAGACCGTCGCCAAAAGCAGCAACCAGTGGAATACCGCCGGCGCGCTCTCCACCCTGACGCAAAGCGGCCCGTCGCTGGCGCTGTATAACTCGCTGCTGGTACTCAGCGCGCCGGAAGCGCGCGAGGCGTTCAACCAGCTGTCCGGTGAAGTTTATCCGTCAATGCAGTCCAACCTGATCGCCGGCAGCACGCAGGTGTTTAACGTCTTAAACCAGCGTATGCAGCGCGCGTTTGATAACGACAGCCTGCCGATACCACCGTTAGCGATGTCGCTGGTGCAGCAGCCGGAGCCACAAAACAATGGCGTCTGGGGCCAGACCTTCAGTTCCTGGAGCCGAAACGACGGCGACGGTAACGTGGGCAAGCTGGACGGCAACACCACCGGCTTCCTGCTGGGGGCAGATCGCAAGCTGGCGGATCATAACGTGCGTGTCGGTGGCTACTTCGGCTACAGCCGCGGTGATTACGACGTCGACAGCCGTCGTTCCTCAACGGATACCGATAACTACCACCTTGGCCTGTATGCGGCGGGTCAACAGGATGCGTTCTCCCTTCGCGGCGCGCTGGGTTACACCTGGCACAAGATCGAAGGCGAGCGCAGCGTTGATTTCAGCGGCTTCTCAGATCGGCTGAAGTCGGATTACGACGCCAACTCGCTGCTTGCATTCACCGAAGCGGGCTACTGCTTCGGCCAGCCTGATATGAATATCGAGCCGTTCGTCAATTTATCGTACATTCGACTGCATACCGACAGCTTCAGGGAAGACGGCGGTGCCGCCGCGCTGAGCGTAAGTAACGAAACGATGAACACCTTCTACTCCACCCTCGGGGTGCGCGGTGTGACCGAGCTGCCGAAGAACGTGAACCTCTACGGTTCGTTGGGCTGGCAGCACGCCTATGGCGATAAGAATACCTCTTCGCGCATGGCGTTTGCGGGCAGCGACGCGTTCATTACTCAGGGGCAGGCCGTGGATGAGGACGTGATGGTGGGTGATATCGGCGTGAGCGTACAGCTGTCGCGTGCTGCGACGCTGGATGTGGGTTATCAGGGGCAATATGGTGCGGATACCCGCGTCAACTCGGTTAACGCTAATCTGCGCTGGTCGTTCTGAATTATTTCCAGTAAAAGAACCCGCCCTTGTGGCGGGTTTTTGCTTTTAGGCTCTCAGGAATTCAGGGATCGTTCCCAAACGCATCCAGCAGTTTGTTTTTAAAGATAAACAAACACGCCTCGTTGAAGTTCTCCGCCCCCAGGCGTTCCGACAGCGCTGTCCGTTTGCGATAGAGGCTCTTCACCGACGTGTTCAGCTCATCGGCAATCGCTTCCATCGACATCCCTGCCCTCAACAACCGCAGCATGATCGCTTCGTGCGTGCCAAGCCGTAAGTTAAGCAGCCACTTGGTCGTCAGACGCCTGCCCTTCATATTGAGCACCAGGTTAAATAACGATGCCATATCCGGCGCCGTAAGCGACGTGTTCATAAACAACTTCATACTGAGTAGATTCTCCTCGCGATGTCGCATATCCAGCATAACGCAGCAGATCGTTTTTTTTGTTCTGGCCGGATGGCGTATCAGGTAATCATATAAACGGAGCGGAGAACGGCTATCAATCAACACAGAATATTCATCTGCACCGTTATCAAATATGTTTCTGTCAATCGAGTCGAGCAGGATAATATCCGGGAAAAATAGCCTCATCCCCCTGACAAGATAGCGATCCTGGGTCACTAACACTATTGAAGTTGCCACTAACCATCCCTTTTAGATTAAAGCAAGAACGCACCTTCAGAAAGAAGGCCGCTTTCGTTTTATAGCGCTGTAATATTAACGACAATATGTATTCTGGCGTTGAACATCCCTCAATACAGACATTGATGAGTAAGACTTCCTGTAGACTTTCATTCAATGGCTGGCGTTAATTATAAATAAAAAACAATCGCAGAAAAGTCACTTCGCTGAACATTAAGACTTTTTGTCATGAAACTTCCCAAACATGCACCAGAAAGTACTTTAATTGCTACAATAAAACCTCGCCGGGAATATAAACAAACTCAAAAAGACATAAATAAAATACATCAATATCAAATAGTTACAAATACAGATTCAATACAAAATAATCACAAAAGACATCTCATTCCAGAATTATCCCAAAACTACCCCTCTGCTTTTCACCATATTTATCCGGCAACATATCAGGTGTACATTACCTTCCACCCAGTTCCCAAAGAGGAGGTTCCATAATTACCTTAAAGTAAGTACCCCATAACGTTACTGCATTCAGATTTAATGTTCTCATTTATGGCCTTTAACGCAGAGTTAAAAGGCGGCCGTGTTATGCAATGGATTCATGATAAACAAATGGCAAATAGATATGGAAAGATCGCTTCGCTTCAATACGTTATTCTTTTATCGCGCCCCAGGATTATTGTTTCTGCTATTTCTGTTTCCTGTTCTCGTTCAGGCAACGGAATCCGTTTATGAGCAACAGATTCAACAGGCACGTAACGGTAATTACACGCCGTTTCTCAATTATCTTCAGCGGTATCAGCAACAGCATGCTCTGACGCCCGAGCAAGTGGCGGACTGGTTACAGGTGGCTGCGTGGGCAGGTCGTAATGACGAGGTGATTCAGCTCTGGCAGCGCTATGGCATTTATATGCCGCTGCCCGCTCGCGGCGTTGCGGCTGTCGCGCAGGCCAGAAGAGATCAAAAAGCGTGGCAGCCTGCCTTATCACTGTGGAATGAGGCGCGTAGCCTTGCGCCACATAATGACGATTATCGTATCGGTTATATCAAAACCCTGGCCGATGCCCGCATGGATACGCTCGCTCTGCAGGAAGCCCGCCAGCTGGTGACGGAGGATCCCTCTCCGGCGCATCTTCAGACGCTTTCGTACGTCTGGTTACGCCAGGGAAAAAGCTGGGATCGGCTTTTAGCGGACACGCGCGCGCTGACCCTCGCGCCGGAGAATAACGCGCTCCTTAGCGAGCTGACTGACGCGCTAACGGATAACCGGGTGAGTACTCCCGCGCTGATGCTGTCACAAAGGGTAACGCTGCCCCCCGCGCAGCGCCGCCGTCTGGAGCTTAATGCCGCCGCAGAATGGGTTCGCCTTGCCGACGTGCCTGGCAGAACGGAAAAGGAGCGCCTGCAGCTGGCGCAAACGGCACTGAATCGTTACGACGCCCTGCTCTCACGCTGGCAACACGAACCGCAGGCAGCGGAAGACATCATCCTCGCCCGTATCGACAGGCTGGGTGCGCTGTACGCGCATGGCGATTACCCGCAGGTCATCCGTGAATATCAGGCGCTGACGGAGGCGCAGCATCCGGTGCCGGGCTGGGCGATCGGCTGGGCGATCTCCGCGTATCTACAAGAGAAAAACGCCACTGCCGCCTTCTCGCTGCTGCAACGCTATCCGCAATACGCCGCCGATCCGCAGGACGAGGAGCATGCGCTTTTCTACGCCTGGCTGGACACGGGGCAGTATCAGGCCGCTCGCCAGTACGTTGAGCGCCAGACCCGCAGCGTTCCGTGGACCCGCTACGATTTCGGCTCGCCCACTCCGCAGCCCAACGATCGGTGGCTTACCGGGCAGTCGCTCAAATTTAACTATTTGCTCTCAACTAACGCCCTGCCGGATGCGGAGAAGCTGGCGCACCGTCTGGCCACAACGGCGCCGGGCAATCAGGGGCTGCAGATTGACTATGCCACCCTGCTTCAGGCGCGGGGCCAGCCGCGCGCGGCCGAGCAAACGTTAAAAAGGGCGGAGGCGCTGGAGCCATCTAATCTGGAGCTGGAACAGCAGCAGGCTTACGTCGCCATGGATCTGCAGGAGTGGCGCCAGATGGATTTACTGGCCGACGACGTGCTTGCCCGCGCGCCCGTTGCTCGCAGCGCCAGGCGTCTGGACAGGCTCAGAACGGTGCATCACATGTCCGAGCTGCGCCTTAACGCGAGCAAGGGCTTGCACTCCGATAACCCCATCAGCGGGACGCACGACCTGAACGGGGATGCCACGCTCTATGGTCCACCGGTAGCGGATAGCTGGCGGCTGTTGCGGTACCCGCTATGCGCAGGGTAATTTCGATGAAGGCAAAGGCACCAGCCGTCACCTCCTGGGCGGCGTCGAGTGGCGTCCTCGCGACCTTCAGCTCGAAGCCGAGGTATCCAGCAACCGCTATCACGGTGAAAACAAGCCGGGTGCTCGCCTCTCAACCACGTACTTTCTCAATGATAACTGGCAGGTCAGCGGCAGCCTTGAACGCTTATCCCGCACCGCGCCGCTACGGGCACTACGCAACGGGATTAGCGCCAACCGGGGTGAAGGCGGGATCCGCTGGTATCAAAACGAGCGCCGTGAGTACCAGTTCAGCGCCGCCGTCAGCCGCTTCTCAGACCATAATCGCCGACAGGAATACACCCTTACGGGTAAGGAGCGTCTCTGGCAGACCCCGACCCTGACGCTGGATCTTGAACCGGGGATCGCCGCCAGTAAAAACAGCCTGCGGGACACGCTCTATTACAACCCGGCGCGGGATCTGTCCGTGACGGCCGCCCTGTCCGTGGACCATGAGATGTACCGCCATTACGGCACCCTCTGGAGCCAGCAGTTGGTGGCGGGAGGCGG harbors:
- a CDS encoding lipoprotein translates to MKKPLIFLSVTLMLAGCSTLKTDQAIPLLQAETAKMLGLGSSDEITVTNVNGAQPDALGGQKLSYRATTEKGRIFDCSSMMMPGILGSAPTLSAPTCTPVVTHK
- a CDS encoding response regulator transcription factor, with the protein product MGQNYALVVDDHPLVASGIANFLISHCQFKQASVVTNEEDCYRQIRDNGPPRLLVIDFWLSSGTALKLLKEVKQHYPQVRFLVVSGDDNNDIWQKVHAAGGHGFVLKSEPPEMFSRAVCALLDNLTWFPERNDFPVESNNEKLSKFNLTPRQIDVLNMIMRGLPNKRIAAQLSISEPTVKEHISNILKKIGVNSRVEAITLLHGKRESSE
- a CDS encoding hybrid sensor histidine kinase/response regulator, with product MRFFQSLQKDGISSPAQIRLLNNTFLRLVFSFSAVPFVGIPFAIWIYLLGDELGPTIIWIIIYLLCAVAIRILHRRYQREVKEHDEEDVLRRWLPRINKIAFIHGLGISSLYLITPQTQNFDFFLLLNISIAAIVAANATHLTPVISTFTCFFFASWGVLNIGIIWRLDELIFIVLMLNLLYGFAIYRHALTSHAYFIQQALLEEKSSRLAEQFRQAKEEAEQALLDKNQFLTTASHDLRQPVHAMGFLIEAIIHRNRDDSLTPQLLDLQQSVRSVHLMFNSLLDLSKIESGKVLTAPTKVDIGALLDSVITLFREEANSRALRLSTRRPKRRIHVMGDPLLVRQSLINLIQNALRYTQQGGVLVAIRPRGDECLVEVWDTGVGIADDEKGKIFSPYYRPELAWKIDSAGHGLGLAVVARCARLMKVKYGMQSIEGKGSRFWMRFTQYAGEENATDIPPADNNASAPVRYAPLRGSCLVVDDDPLVTSAWESLMSVWGIKVRCAASAEEAFAIIDDGFTPFAVLCDQRLRSGESGFDILKALFERLPDMSGAMVSGEFNSPVLLEAEQEGYLVLRKPLEPAKLHALLTQWSGCRG
- a CDS encoding DUF4225 domain-containing protein codes for the protein MDAALLNMMRSGGRNKAWAETMVNMEARKLVNTANTLSAFHLSDSLTRMKFVQEIRDLIEHQFTLARRAKSDEECMECVKILREENSNLLEQARLLRTKAAKLYAKVEFIRENNKIVGYVISAVSVVLAGAEIAAGFTLIGTMTPLGVLAGAILVTDGANSISKEVARYATNNTTSEGLVANAAMSTAEFMGFSRENGLGVYKSISLAANAYTIFGLLRRPGTWRLFRYLPADYYRKVSTLSRPQLTMKIAGYGVKAKIIFDLLSVSDPSQN
- a CDS encoding autotransporter outer membrane beta-barrel domain-containing protein is translated as MNNSTSHALAVKTPLSRLYLALFSAPLLLLSPADFARAADAIFDGEARITETLGYTGDVYVGRNQPGNLLIDNGKITAYNINIGRLFDGQIYESVVTVRGPNAELNAVNDQYVLRGDLNLGLGTLRVEEGALASAKEIVVGTTRGYDSHLIATGAGSRVTSNFLSVGTDLGARSTLAIEDGAALSTAYDARIGNGTGPGETDTLSPKATVTGSGSQWNVGRTLTLYGDLDVLNGGAVNVGGVQVAGVSGAGKTAELVIAGKDSRFTSGSSVSVGDYGNGVLSVIDGGSFSAGSNTLIVGTSGSGSNRGALIVGSRGNMDTGTGLTEPTLGTAGGAGTLDANTAISLRGGLFGSYVYFNHTDENYVFSNKMSGEGEVINTSGQTTLNGDLSALQANVTARGGKVIIASNINTQPEDDIFDIQTLSAENGGTLILNATAGSDVSDGLGYSSAASIKAGGTLGGNGTLGQTEILSGGHISPGDGDIGTLTLKRYLNFVGDSFYDVDIAGDGRSDQLLVAGKTTISDRAQVQVTALDPQTSYKTGQSYRILTSDGGIDGQFAGAVSKSAFLDVALNQSTNAVDLTIAQKETGGENPGGENPGGENPGGGNPGGGNPGGENPGGENPGSENPGSGKPGIFQTVAKSSNQWNTAGALSTLTQSGPSLALYNSLLVLSAPEAREAFNQLSGEVYPSMQSNLIAGSTQVFNVLNQRMQRAFDNDSLPIPPLAMSLVQQPEPQNNGVWGQTFSSWSRNDGDGNVGKLDGNTTGFLLGADRKLADHNVRVGGYFGYSRGDYDVDSRRSSTDTDNYHLGLYAAGQQDAFSLRGALGYTWHKIEGERSVDFSGFSDRLKSDYDANSLLAFTEAGYCFGQPDMNIEPFVNLSYIRLHTDSFREDGGAAALSVSNETMNTFYSTLGVRGVTELPKNVNLYGSLGWQHAYGDKNTSSRMAFAGSDAFITQGQAVDEDVMVGDIGVSVQLSRAATLDVGYQGQYGADTRVNSVNANLRWSF
- a CDS encoding helix-turn-helix domain-containing protein translates to MRLFFPDIILLDSIDRNIFDNGADEYSVLIDSRSPLRLYDYLIRHPARTKKTICCVMLDMRHREENLLSMKLFMNTSLTAPDMASLFNLVLNMKGRRLTTKWLLNLRLGTHEAIMLRLLRAGMSMEAIADELNTSVKSLYRKRTALSERLGAENFNEACLFIFKNKLLDAFGNDP